Within the Desulfonatronum thiosulfatophilum genome, the region GCGTCAAACACGGCTGCGGCGTGGGCGAGTGCGGGGCCTGCACTGTGCTGGTGGACGACGTGGCCGTGAATGCCTGCATCTATCTCGCGATCCGGGCGGATGGGAAACACATCAGGACAGCGGAAGGCGAGGTCAGGAACGGCGTCCTCTCCCCGGTCCAGCAGGCCTACGTGGATGCTGGCGCTGTCCAGTGCGGCTTTTGCACCCCCGGGCTGATCATGACCACTACTGCCTTTGTGG harbors:
- the xdhC gene encoding xanthine dehydrogenase subunit XdhC, coding for MLKIACTINGQRHEMSIDPRTSLQDMLRELGATSVKHGCGVGECGACTVLVDDVAVNACIYLAIRADGKHIRTAEGEVRNGVLSPVQQAYVDAGAVQCGFCTPGLIMTTTAFVETHGGRELSDEEIRRGHAGNLCRCTGYDTIVKAVRQALQADPEKTP